Proteins from a single region of Flavobacterium sp. YJ01:
- a CDS encoding SRPBCC family protein — MIIIKRILVVLILIISIVLIVAYFMPKEYAVEREITINKPVDTVFNYVRSLKNQNEFSVWANTDPKMKVNYKGTEGQVGSLSSWESNVKEVGVGEQEITKITENRRIDFALRFKKPMEDTAIGFMSTEPLGGNQTKVKWGISGVIPYPTNIMLPMLKMDQMIGNDLQKGLENLKDKME, encoded by the coding sequence ATGATCATTATCAAAAGAATTCTTGTCGTCCTAATTTTAATTATCTCAATTGTTCTAATAGTTGCCTATTTTATGCCGAAAGAATATGCCGTAGAAAGAGAAATCACAATTAATAAACCTGTAGATACTGTTTTTAATTATGTTAGATCATTAAAAAATCAGAATGAATTTAGTGTTTGGGCCAATACAGATCCTAAAATGAAAGTAAATTATAAAGGTACCGAAGGCCAAGTCGGTTCACTTTCTTCTTGGGAAAGCAACGTAAAAGAAGTTGGTGTTGGTGAACAGGAAATTACTAAAATAACAGAAAACAGACGTATTGATTTTGCTCTTCGATTTAAAAAACCAATGGAAGATACTGCTATAGGTTTTATGTCTACGGAACCTCTAGGAGGAAATCAAACTAAAGTCAAATGGGGAATCAGCGGCGTTATTCCTTATCCGACGAATATTATGCTCCCGATGCTTAAAATGGATCAAATGATTGGAAACGATTTGCAAAAAGGTCTTGAAAATCTTAAAGATAAAATGGAATAA
- a CDS encoding phosphoribosylaminoimidazolesuccinocarboxamide synthase, with the protein MSNTITTTNFNFPNQKSVYRGKVREVYNINDELLVMVATDRLSAFDVVLPKGIPYKGQILNQIATKFMELTEDIVPNWLIATPDPNVAVGHLCEPFKVEMVIRGYLSGHAAREYAAGRKQICGVAMAEGLKENDKFPEPIITPTTKADNGSHDEDISREDILAKGIVSEEDYLVLEKYTRALFQRGTEIAASRGLILVDTKYEFGKTKDGVIVLIDEIHTPDSSRYFYADGYAERQEKGEEQKQLSKEFVRRWLIENGFQGQEGQQIPDMSDEYIASVSERYIELYENILGEKFVKADIDNIDQRIEKNVLEYLSSK; encoded by the coding sequence ATGAGCAATACAATCACAACTACAAATTTTAATTTCCCGAATCAGAAATCAGTTTACCGCGGAAAAGTTAGAGAAGTTTATAATATCAACGATGAGCTTTTGGTAATGGTGGCAACCGATAGACTTTCGGCTTTTGATGTGGTTTTGCCAAAAGGAATTCCTTACAAAGGACAAATCTTAAATCAGATTGCAACTAAATTTATGGAATTAACAGAAGATATTGTTCCAAACTGGTTAATTGCAACTCCTGATCCAAATGTTGCTGTTGGACATTTATGTGAGCCTTTTAAAGTAGAAATGGTAATTCGTGGATATTTATCAGGACATGCAGCTCGTGAATATGCAGCGGGAAGAAAACAAATTTGCGGTGTTGCTATGGCAGAAGGTTTAAAAGAAAATGATAAATTTCCAGAACCAATTATTACGCCGACAACAAAAGCAGATAACGGTTCTCATGACGAAGATATTTCTCGTGAAGACATTTTAGCAAAAGGAATTGTTTCTGAAGAAGATTATTTAGTTTTAGAAAAATATACTCGCGCTTTATTTCAAAGAGGAACTGAAATTGCAGCTTCTCGCGGATTAATTTTAGTAGATACAAAATACGAATTCGGAAAAACAAAAGACGGAGTTATTGTTTTAATTGATGAAATTCATACACCAGATTCTTCTCGTTATTTTTATGCAGATGGATATGCTGAAAGACAAGAAAAAGGAGAAGAGCAAAAACAATTATCTAAAGAGTTTGTTCGTCGTTGGTTGATTGAAAATGGTTTTCAAGGACAGGAAGGACAGCAGATTCCAGATATGTCAGACGAATATATTGCCTCTGTTTCTGAAAGATACATCGAATTGTACGAGAATATTTTAGGAGAAAAATTCGTGAAAGCTGATATTGACAATATAGATCAACGTATTGAAAAAAATGTATTAGAATACCTTTCTTCAAAATAG
- a CDS encoding ankyrin repeat domain-containing protein, giving the protein MKKTVIVLGTALFLFANSVTASNQKLAVKNQTEISTYLSSPLHVAICKGDVESVRKIIEYGADVNKIIRNMTPLMLAARYNHVEIVKILLAKGALPSIENEHGLRALDYARYAKSEESAALLKGLK; this is encoded by the coding sequence ATGAAAAAAACAGTAATCGTTTTAGGAACTGCTTTGTTCCTATTTGCAAATTCCGTAACAGCTTCAAATCAAAAGCTTGCAGTTAAAAATCAAACTGAAATTTCTACTTATTTATCATCTCCCTTGCATGTAGCGATATGTAAAGGCGATGTTGAAAGCGTGAGAAAAATTATCGAGTATGGCGCAGATGTAAATAAAATTATAAGAAATATGACGCCTTTAATGCTCGCAGCTCGTTATAATCATGTCGAAATTGTTAAAATTTTATTGGCAAAAGGAGCTTTGCCTTCAATTGAAAATGAACATGGATTAAGAGCTTTAGATTATGCGAGATATGCTAAGTCAGAAGAGTCTGCAGCTTTATTAAAAGGGTTGAAATAA
- a CDS encoding CusA/CzcA family heavy metal efflux RND transporter, translating into MNKFIKNIIAFSLKNKAFTFFWVGLLAVAGFISFKNMPIDAFPDVTNTQIIIITQWNGKSAEEVERFVTSPIEISMNSVQKKTSVRSITMFGLSVIKIIFDDGVDDTFARFQVNNLLKNVSLPDDVEPDVQPPYGPTGEIFRYIVKSNSRDSRELLTYQNWVIDKQLRSLPGVADLNVFGGQTKTYEVGVDPIKLAKYNITPLQVYNAVNAGNLNVGGDVIEKNGQAFVVRGVGLLKSKEDIGNIIVDDAGGNPILVKNLAEVYESSMPRVGQTGLGNNDDAVEGIVVMRKGENPQETLALIKAKIQDLNDNVLPKDIKIETFYDRDNLMNFTTETVMHNLFEGIILVTVVVFLFMADWRTTFTVSIVIPLSLLFAFLCLKMMGMSANLLSLGAVDFGIIIDGAVVMVEGLFVVLDHRAHQLGMEKFNKIAKGSLIKKTGTEMGKAIFFSKLIIITALLPIFSFQKVEGKMFSPLAFTLGFALLGALIFTLTLVPVLSHILLNKNVKEKHNPFVNFWDRIVSKGFAWTFKHKIQTLIASTGLLAAVFFSAGFLGTEFLPQLNEGALWVTAELPMSTSLPESVKTAAMIRKDLETFPEVKKVLSQTGRSNDGTDPNGFGFIQLQVDLLPKAEWKRKISMDELINEMDTKLKVHQGITYNYSQPVIDNVAESVAGFKASNAVKIYGDDLNKLDQLANEVLAQIKDIPGIKDAGILRNVGQPEISVILDREKMAAYGVTLSDAQAVLELAFGGKTATEKYEDEKKFDVRVRFSKEYRKDEKDLEEIKVPTISGVKIPLKEICDIKTITGPAFIYRDNTKRFIGVKFSVRDRDLGSTIAEAQQKVNKLKLPAGYTTGWTGEFENQVRASARLAQVVPISLIGIFVLLFILFGNFKDSLLVLANVPFAIIGGIIALHLTGMNFGISAGVGFIALLGICIQNGVILISEFHHNLKAKFTLEESIFMGVKARTRAVVMTALMASIGLMPAAISTGIGSESQKPLAIVIIGGLVTATVLTLLVFPILFWVFNRKKHVPIE; encoded by the coding sequence ATGAACAAATTCATAAAAAATATTATTGCTTTTTCGCTAAAGAATAAAGCATTTACCTTCTTTTGGGTTGGATTATTAGCTGTTGCTGGATTTATTTCGTTCAAAAATATGCCTATTGACGCTTTTCCAGACGTTACCAATACGCAAATCATTATTATCACGCAGTGGAACGGAAAAAGTGCAGAAGAAGTAGAACGTTTTGTAACATCTCCGATTGAAATTTCGATGAACTCTGTTCAGAAGAAAACAAGCGTGAGAAGCATTACCATGTTTGGATTATCAGTAATCAAAATTATTTTTGATGATGGCGTTGATGATACTTTTGCTCGTTTTCAGGTAAACAATCTACTTAAAAACGTTTCGCTTCCAGATGATGTAGAACCAGATGTTCAGCCACCTTACGGCCCAACTGGAGAAATTTTCAGGTATATTGTAAAAAGTAATAGTAGGGATAGTAGAGAATTATTGACTTACCAGAACTGGGTAATTGACAAACAATTACGATCTCTTCCTGGTGTTGCAGATTTAAACGTTTTTGGAGGACAAACTAAAACGTATGAAGTTGGAGTTGATCCTATCAAATTGGCAAAATACAATATTACGCCTTTGCAAGTTTATAATGCCGTAAATGCAGGAAACTTAAATGTTGGTGGTGACGTTATTGAGAAAAACGGACAAGCATTTGTTGTTCGCGGAGTTGGTTTATTAAAGTCTAAAGAAGATATTGGAAATATTATTGTTGACGATGCTGGAGGAAACCCGATTTTGGTTAAAAACTTAGCAGAAGTTTACGAAAGTTCCATGCCAAGAGTTGGACAAACTGGTTTAGGAAATAATGACGATGCTGTAGAAGGAATTGTTGTTATGCGAAAAGGAGAAAATCCACAGGAAACTTTGGCTTTAATTAAAGCTAAAATTCAAGACTTAAACGATAATGTTCTTCCGAAAGATATTAAAATAGAGACTTTTTACGATCGTGATAATTTGATGAATTTCACGACCGAAACCGTAATGCATAATTTATTTGAAGGTATTATTCTGGTTACGGTTGTCGTATTCCTTTTTATGGCCGATTGGAGAACCACTTTTACGGTATCAATTGTAATTCCGCTTTCCTTATTATTTGCCTTTTTATGTTTGAAAATGATGGGGATGAGTGCCAACTTATTGAGTTTAGGTGCAGTCGATTTCGGAATTATCATTGATGGTGCCGTCGTAATGGTCGAAGGTTTATTTGTCGTCTTAGATCATCGAGCACATCAATTGGGAATGGAAAAATTTAATAAAATTGCCAAAGGAAGCTTGATCAAAAAAACAGGAACAGAAATGGGTAAAGCCATCTTTTTCTCAAAATTGATTATTATAACAGCTTTACTTCCTATTTTCTCTTTCCAGAAAGTAGAAGGAAAAATGTTCTCTCCCCTAGCCTTTACTTTAGGTTTTGCATTGCTTGGAGCATTAATTTTTACGTTGACTTTGGTTCCGGTTCTTTCTCATATTTTATTAAATAAAAATGTAAAAGAGAAACATAATCCGTTTGTGAATTTCTGGGATCGAATTGTTTCTAAAGGATTTGCTTGGACATTTAAACATAAAATTCAAACATTAATTGCTTCTACAGGATTATTGGCTGCAGTTTTCTTTTCTGCTGGATTTTTAGGAACAGAATTTTTACCGCAATTAAATGAAGGAGCATTATGGGTAACAGCAGAATTACCAATGAGTACTTCCCTTCCAGAAAGTGTCAAAACCGCTGCAATGATTAGAAAAGACTTAGAAACTTTTCCTGAAGTGAAAAAAGTCTTATCGCAAACTGGTCGTAGTAACGATGGAACCGATCCAAATGGTTTTGGATTCATTCAGCTTCAGGTTGATTTATTGCCAAAAGCAGAATGGAAACGAAAAATTTCGATGGATGAATTGATTAATGAAATGGATACTAAATTGAAAGTTCATCAAGGAATTACTTATAATTATTCGCAACCTGTAATTGATAACGTTGCAGAATCTGTTGCTGGATTTAAAGCTTCAAACGCGGTGAAAATTTATGGAGATGATCTGAATAAACTGGATCAGCTTGCCAATGAAGTTTTAGCTCAAATTAAAGATATTCCAGGTATAAAAGATGCAGGAATTCTTCGAAATGTTGGTCAACCAGAAATAAGTGTGATCTTAGATCGTGAAAAAATGGCGGCTTACGGCGTAACATTAAGTGATGCGCAAGCGGTTTTAGAATTGGCTTTTGGAGGAAAAACAGCAACTGAAAAATATGAAGATGAAAAGAAATTTGATGTTCGTGTTCGTTTTTCTAAAGAATATAGAAAAGATGAAAAAGATTTAGAAGAAATTAAAGTACCGACAATTAGCGGTGTTAAAATTCCATTAAAAGAAATCTGCGACATTAAAACAATTACTGGACCAGCGTTTATTTATAGAGATAATACCAAACGTTTTATCGGAGTAAAATTCTCTGTTCGTGATCGAGATTTAGGAAGTACAATTGCAGAAGCACAGCAAAAAGTAAATAAATTAAAACTTCCTGCCGGTTACACAACTGGTTGGACAGGCGAATTTGAGAACCAAGTTCGTGCGAGTGCGCGTTTGGCTCAGGTTGTACCAATCAGTTTAATTGGAATTTTTGTACTGTTATTTATTCTGTTTGGAAACTTTAAAGATTCGCTTTTGGTTCTAGCCAATGTTCCTTTTGCTATAATTGGTGGAATTATCGCCTTACATCTTACAGGAATGAACTTTGGAATCTCGGCTGGAGTTGGTTTTATTGCTCTTTTAGGAATATGTATTCAAAATGGTGTAATTCTAATATCCGAATTTCATCATAATTTGAAGGCGAAGTTTACGCTCGAAGAATCCATATTTATGGGAGTAAAAGCAAGAACAAGAGCCGTAGTAATGACCGCTTTAATGGCATCTATAGGATTAATGCCTGCAGCAATTTCTACAGGAATTGGTTCAGAATCACAAAAACCTCTTGCCATAGTAATTATCGGAGGTTTAGTAACCGCAACCGTTTTGACATTATTGGTTTTCCCGATTCTATTTTGGGTATTCAATCGTAAAAAACATGTACCAATCGAATAA
- a CDS encoding glycosyl hydrolase, producing the protein MNDKIRKNALLFVCLIAGHFLLAQIDKKATKETTNLFQNLKTISKNHILFGHQHALEYGHGWSNEPNRSDVKSVTGSHPAVVGIDFSDFSGRSKEQLEKTKAILKKNVIETYERGGITTVSWHFNNPASDGGFYWKDGISKASMSLIKPGGSHHEEYKEILKTIANFAHSVKAKDGKLSPMIFRPFHEFDGDWFWWGKSQTSREDFIAVWQFTVSYLKDTLGVHNFIYAFSPDNRFNSEEEYLERYPGDDFVDMLGMDDYGDFGRDGKYDLEAGVQKLKIFSDLAIKKKKLAAFTETGLESIPNEKWWTEVLLKTLKSENLQLAYVLVWRNDITSATHYYAPYPGQKSEKDFIKFYDDPFTLFEKDLQNIYSTKFNLK; encoded by the coding sequence ATGAATGATAAAATTAGAAAAAATGCCCTGTTATTTGTATGTCTTATAGCAGGGCATTTTCTTTTGGCACAAATTGATAAAAAGGCGACAAAAGAAACCACAAATCTTTTTCAAAATTTAAAAACAATTTCGAAAAATCATATTCTTTTCGGACATCAGCATGCACTTGAGTATGGACACGGGTGGAGTAATGAACCCAATCGATCTGATGTAAAATCGGTAACGGGTTCTCATCCTGCAGTTGTCGGAATAGATTTTAGTGATTTTTCAGGACGATCTAAAGAACAGCTTGAAAAGACCAAAGCAATTTTAAAGAAAAATGTAATTGAAACTTATGAAAGAGGCGGTATTACAACTGTTTCATGGCATTTTAATAATCCTGCTTCTGACGGCGGGTTTTACTGGAAAGACGGAATTTCTAAAGCTTCAATGTCTTTAATAAAACCAGGCGGTTCGCATCACGAAGAATACAAAGAAATTTTAAAAACAATTGCCAATTTTGCACATTCGGTAAAAGCTAAAGACGGAAAACTTTCTCCAATGATTTTTAGACCTTTTCATGAGTTTGATGGTGATTGGTTTTGGTGGGGAAAATCACAAACTTCTCGTGAAGATTTTATTGCAGTTTGGCAATTTACTGTTTCATATCTCAAAGATACTTTAGGAGTTCATAATTTTATTTATGCTTTTTCTCCTGACAATCGATTTAATTCTGAAGAAGAATATTTGGAAAGATATCCTGGTGATGATTTTGTTGATATGTTAGGAATGGATGATTATGGCGATTTTGGCCGTGACGGCAAATATGATTTAGAAGCAGGAGTACAAAAACTGAAAATCTTTTCTGATTTGGCTATTAAAAAGAAAAAATTGGCCGCATTTACAGAAACAGGTTTAGAGTCGATTCCTAATGAAAAATGGTGGACAGAGGTTTTACTTAAAACTTTAAAATCAGAAAATTTGCAATTGGCTTATGTGTTGGTTTGGCGAAATGACATTACAAGCGCAACGCATTATTACGCGCCTTATCCCGGTCAGAAAAGTGAAAAGGATTTTATCAAATTTTATGATGATCCGTTTACCTTGTTTGAAAAGGATTTACAAAATATTTATAGTACAAAATTCAATTTGAAATAG
- a CDS encoding Cof-type HAD-IIB family hydrolase has protein sequence MTKLKNIKVVVSDLDGTLLNPQHRISEYTKSIFQELHNQGYLIVVATGRHHLDAMAIIETLEIPVYLVSSNGARIHSPNKEQLFAFNLDSDVVKAALNVEIDPAITVVLFKENVWQTNKWNERLNSFQAELKYRPELVDYKSLEDFGAIKIFFSCDDHEKLVKLKDAILANSSEHLHHAFSLPTCLEFMDKSIDKAVAIEQVLEKEGYTLDQAVSFGDGFNDVQMLSASGKGLIMGNAPAILKETLPDLEVIKTNAEDGVAKYIATKILDKEFATS, from the coding sequence ATGACAAAGCTTAAAAATATAAAAGTTGTAGTAAGCGACCTTGACGGAACTTTACTCAACCCACAACACAGAATTTCAGAATATACTAAATCTATTTTTCAAGAACTTCATAATCAAGGTTATCTAATTGTTGTAGCTACAGGACGTCATCATCTTGATGCTATGGCGATTATAGAAACACTAGAAATTCCCGTTTATTTAGTAAGTTCAAACGGAGCAAGGATTCATTCACCAAATAAAGAACAACTTTTTGCTTTTAACCTAGACAGCGATGTGGTTAAAGCGGCTTTAAATGTTGAAATTGATCCAGCAATTACAGTAGTTTTATTTAAAGAAAATGTTTGGCAAACGAACAAATGGAATGAAAGATTGAACTCTTTTCAAGCAGAATTAAAATACCGTCCAGAATTGGTTGATTATAAAAGTTTAGAAGATTTTGGAGCAATTAAGATTTTCTTTTCATGTGATGATCACGAAAAATTAGTAAAATTAAAAGATGCAATTTTAGCCAATTCTTCAGAACATTTACATCATGCTTTTAGTTTGCCGACTTGCTTAGAATTTATGGATAAATCTATCGACAAAGCCGTGGCAATCGAACAAGTTTTAGAAAAAGAAGGCTATACTTTAGATCAAGCAGTTTCATTTGGAGATGGTTTTAACGATGTGCAAATGTTGTCAGCTTCTGGAAAAGGGCTAATTATGGGAAATGCTCCTGCAATTTTAAAAGAAACTTTACCAGATTTAGAAGTGATTAAAACAAATGCAGAAGATGGAGTTGCAAAGTATATTGCAACTAAAATTTTAGATAAAGAATTTGCGACGAGCTAA
- a CDS encoding prolyl oligopeptidase family serine peptidase gives MTKNIFTAAFLFLSLLGNAQELKLEEIMKGESFIGNQPTNGRWSLDGKKVYFEWNPKDELGPSTFYWQKGMSKPEIVSPKEAAFSQQDFKTKPGSDLVYYLDNGSLFSYSIQSKTTKKLIQQSSRLSNLELGAQDGVLFFVQNENIFRYDTKAGTILQITNFNKGIKKEIKPDTESFLAKQQNELFQFIRDKEAKKQWNLDKSKAVKSDFAKQFFYGNDRFAGLQVNPNGNFATFILVEEPEVKSEKMEVFITADGYNQSPETKEKVSTKNFVKTKFGIYSVAKDSVYYVNFSTLSHIQDAPKYFELYDNLKNKAKEDKLIVPKAPIYNESGSLAIVDIRSQDNKDRWLVSLNLEKGTFEEIEHQHDDAWIAGPGIPSYSFSSGNLGFLADNETIYFQSEATGYSHLYTLNLKSKKKTQLTKGNWEVRDVTLSKDKKVFYLSTNTTHPGNRDFYKLSPVDGVLQPILTKDGAHEVVLSPDEKSLLVRYSYKNIPWDFYIADNKKNATLQQISSSVSEDFKKYKWREPEVITFKAQDGTPVNARLYTPKSENANKAAVIFVHGAGYLQNAHNFWSNYYREYMFHNLLTDLGYTVLDIDYRGSDGYGRDFRTGIYRFMGGKDLSDHLDGKKYLAEKYGIDTNRVGIYGGSYGGFITLMGMLTTPGEFKSGAALRSVTDWAHYNHGYTGNILNFPETDPEAYKKSSPIYFADNLKGNLVMLHGMVDDNVEYKDIVRLSQRFIELQKKNWSLASFPVEAHGFKETYSWIDEYSRILNLFNETLLK, from the coding sequence ATGACAAAAAACATTTTTACCGCCGCCTTTTTATTTCTTTCTCTTTTAGGAAATGCCCAAGAATTGAAATTAGAAGAAATAATGAAAGGCGAATCTTTTATTGGAAATCAACCCACAAACGGACGCTGGTCTTTAGATGGTAAAAAGGTTTATTTTGAATGGAATCCGAAAGACGAATTAGGACCAAGCACATTTTATTGGCAAAAAGGAATGTCAAAACCTGAAATTGTTTCTCCCAAAGAGGCAGCGTTTTCTCAACAGGATTTCAAAACAAAACCAGGATCAGATTTAGTTTATTATTTAGATAACGGAAGTCTGTTTTCGTACTCAATTCAATCTAAAACAACAAAAAAACTAATTCAGCAATCTTCAAGATTATCCAATTTGGAATTGGGAGCTCAAGATGGAGTTTTATTTTTTGTTCAAAATGAGAACATTTTTAGATACGATACAAAAGCTGGTACAATTTTACAAATCACTAATTTTAATAAAGGAATAAAAAAAGAAATAAAACCAGATACTGAATCTTTTTTAGCAAAACAGCAAAATGAGTTATTCCAATTTATAAGAGATAAGGAAGCAAAAAAACAATGGAATCTTGATAAAAGCAAAGCGGTAAAATCTGATTTTGCAAAACAATTTTTCTATGGAAACGACCGATTTGCAGGACTTCAAGTGAATCCGAATGGTAATTTTGCGACTTTTATTTTGGTCGAAGAGCCAGAGGTTAAAAGCGAAAAAATGGAAGTTTTTATAACAGCAGATGGTTATAATCAAAGTCCGGAAACAAAAGAAAAAGTCTCTACAAAAAACTTCGTGAAAACAAAATTCGGAATCTATTCTGTAGCAAAAGATTCTGTATATTATGTAAACTTTTCGACTTTAAGTCATATTCAAGATGCGCCAAAATATTTTGAATTATATGATAATTTAAAAAACAAAGCTAAAGAAGATAAATTAATTGTTCCTAAAGCGCCAATTTATAACGAAAGTGGCTCACTGGCAATTGTAGATATTAGAAGCCAAGATAATAAAGACAGATGGTTGGTAAGTTTGAATTTGGAAAAAGGTACTTTTGAAGAAATTGAACATCAGCACGATGATGCTTGGATTGCTGGACCTGGAATTCCTTCTTATTCATTTTCTTCTGGAAATTTAGGTTTTTTAGCTGATAATGAAACTATTTATTTTCAATCTGAAGCTACAGGTTATTCGCATTTATACACTCTTAACTTAAAAAGTAAAAAGAAAACACAACTTACTAAAGGGAATTGGGAAGTGCGTGATGTTACTTTATCAAAAGACAAAAAAGTTTTCTATCTGTCTACGAATACAACTCATCCAGGAAATAGAGATTTCTATAAATTATCTCCTGTTGACGGAGTTTTACAGCCGATATTAACAAAAGATGGAGCTCATGAAGTTGTCCTTTCGCCTGACGAAAAATCGCTTCTAGTTCGTTATTCGTATAAAAACATTCCTTGGGATTTTTATATTGCAGACAATAAAAAGAATGCAACTCTGCAGCAAATTTCTTCTTCAGTTTCAGAAGATTTCAAAAAATACAAATGGAGAGAACCTGAAGTAATTACTTTTAAAGCTCAAGACGGAACGCCTGTAAATGCAAGATTATATACTCCAAAATCAGAAAATGCTAATAAAGCAGCAGTAATTTTTGTACATGGTGCAGGATATCTTCAAAATGCGCATAATTTCTGGAGTAATTATTACAGAGAATACATGTTTCATAATTTATTGACAGATTTAGGATATACTGTTTTAGATATTGATTATAGAGGAAGTGACGGCTACGGACGTGATTTTAGAACTGGAATTTACCGTTTTATGGGAGGAAAAGATTTATCTGATCATCTTGATGGTAAAAAATATCTGGCAGAAAAATACGGTATTGATACTAATAGAGTAGGAATTTATGGAGGTTCGTACGGAGGTTTTATAACTTTGATGGGAATGCTGACTACTCCAGGTGAATTTAAATCGGGTGCTGCTTTGCGTTCTGTGACGGATTGGGCGCATTACAATCACGGGTATACGGGAAATATTTTGAACTTTCCAGAAACAGATCCAGAAGCTTACAAAAAAAGTTCGCCAATTTATTTTGCCGATAATTTAAAAGGAAATCTGGTAATGCTTCACGGAATGGTTGATGATAATGTGGAGTACAAAGATATTGTACGTTTGTCTCAGCGTTTTATCGAATTGCAAAAAAAGAACTGGAGTTTAGCATCATTTCCAGTTGAAGCCCACGGTTTTAAAGAAACCTATTCATGGATAGATGAATACAGCAGAATTTTGAATTTATTTAATGAAACACTTTTGAAATAA
- a CDS encoding ankyrin repeat domain-containing protein translates to MKKSVIYLGVALLSLGNVAMASNGTSSLNNKVERTKNFATPLTVAISKGDLETVKKFIEYGADVNQMSEDLSPLMTAARYNKVEIIKVLLANGARPSEKNDKGFTALKYAELSNATEAIAILKDLK, encoded by the coding sequence ATGAAAAAATCAGTTATTTATTTAGGAGTAGCCTTATTATCATTAGGAAATGTAGCAATGGCTTCAAACGGAACTTCATCTTTAAACAATAAAGTAGAACGTACTAAAAATTTTGCAACACCTTTAACAGTGGCAATCAGCAAAGGAGATCTTGAAACAGTAAAGAAATTTATTGAATACGGAGCAGATGTAAACCAAATGTCTGAAGACCTATCACCATTAATGACGGCAGCGCGTTACAATAAAGTTGAAATTATTAAAGTTTTATTAGCAAACGGAGCACGTCCTAGTGAGAAAAATGACAAAGGATTTACTGCATTAAAATACGCAGAATTATCAAATGCTACAGAAGCAATTGCAATTTTGAAGGATTTGAAATAA
- a CDS encoding efflux RND transporter periplasmic adaptor subunit — MKHILFLGIAIVSLSLTSCKKEVENPETNTSFVLSNDMLKTTTTANAEMLPLKNELSFYGKITADNNKMIDVYPLVGGNVMKVNVELGDYVKKGQVLATIKSTDVADFEKQSIDAKSDLLVAKNNLKVAQELFDGKLNSESDVLQAKSEVNKAQSQLSKIQETYKIYNIKAGSIYEVTAPISGFIIQKSINQDMLLRNDRSENIFDIAEISEVWAMSNINEIDINKVKLGTSAAVTTLSYPDKTFNGKVDKIYNVIDPETKAMQARIKLNNPDYLLKPDMNANIKLSFNENQNMIAVPSKAIVFDKSKNFVVVFKDRNNIETRQVEVYRVVGDTTYISSGLKENEKVITNNQLFIYGALNN, encoded by the coding sequence ATGAAACATATATTATTCTTAGGAATCGCAATAGTAAGTCTATCTCTGACAAGCTGCAAAAAAGAAGTCGAAAATCCTGAAACAAATACTTCTTTTGTTTTAAGTAACGATATGCTAAAAACTACAACAACAGCAAACGCAGAAATGTTGCCTTTAAAAAATGAGTTAAGTTTTTATGGAAAAATTACAGCTGACAACAATAAAATGATTGACGTTTATCCGTTAGTTGGTGGAAATGTTATGAAAGTAAATGTTGAACTTGGTGATTATGTTAAGAAAGGACAAGTTCTCGCAACCATAAAAAGTACCGATGTTGCTGATTTTGAAAAACAATCAATTGACGCAAAAAGTGATTTATTAGTTGCAAAAAATAATTTGAAAGTTGCTCAAGAACTATTTGACGGAAAATTAAATTCTGAAAGTGATGTTCTTCAGGCGAAATCTGAAGTGAATAAAGCGCAATCTCAATTGAGTAAAATTCAAGAAACGTACAAAATCTATAATATTAAAGCAGGTTCAATTTACGAAGTAACGGCTCCGATAAGCGGTTTCATTATTCAAAAAAGTATCAATCAAGATATGCTTTTGCGTAATGACCGTTCTGAAAACATCTTTGACATCGCAGAAATCAGCGAAGTTTGGGCAATGTCAAACATTAATGAAATTGACATTAATAAGGTAAAATTAGGAACCAGCGCTGCAGTAACAACTTTAAGTTATCCAGATAAAACTTTTAATGGAAAAGTAGATAAAATCTACAATGTAATTGATCCTGAGACAAAAGCAATGCAGGCAAGAATTAAATTAAACAATCCTGACTATCTGCTTAAACCAGATATGAATGCTAATATTAAATTGTCTTTTAATGAAAATCAAAATATGATAGCTGTACCAAGTAAAGCAATTGTATTTGATAAAAGTAAAAACTTTGTTGTGGTTTTTAAAGATCGTAACAATATAGAAACCAGACAAGTTGAAGTATACAGAGTTGTTGGAGATACAACTTATATCTCTAGCGGATTAAAAGAAAACGAGAAAGTAATCACAAACAATCAGCTGTTTATTTATGGTGCTTTAAATAATTAA